A section of the Humulus lupulus chromosome 2, drHumLupu1.1, whole genome shotgun sequence genome encodes:
- the LOC133819119 gene encoding pentatricopeptide repeat-containing protein At3g22670, mitochondrial, protein MLSKLQRATTLFSATKPNTNALRRFLFLNSLCTSTASTQVTESPELPNWVKVVPSKTATDEGDDDDDFVIPSLAHWVESPILRLVELEARKQLLNETTEPDIDKLSRVLKKRYASPEEVAQALDRCGLNLSVGLVEQVLNRFSNQWVSAFGFFTWAGTQTGYKHSPESYNLMVDILGKTDKFQLMWGLIEVMSYLDGYISMVTMAKVIRRLARAHLYEEAIAAFRGIERLGISKDISGLNILLDTLVKENSIEHAQEVFLEFRDVIPVNTTSFNILVHGWCKVRKFDTARATMEDMEKHGYQPNAFTYTCFVESYCHEKDFRNVDAILDEMKAKGCAPTVVTYTIIMHALGKAKQINEALGVCEKMKRDGCVPDSSFFNSLIFILGKAGRLKDAEDVFDDMPKQGATPDAVTYNTLISCYCDHSQEEKALKLLKKMEDESCKPDLKTYAALLKMCCKKRRMKVLHFLLNHMFNNDISIEISTYSILISGLCKSGRVEQAYSFFKEMISKDMIPQDSVYNRLKKELEAKNMVKEKEDIEKLVLRVSETIP, encoded by the coding sequence ATGCTCTCAAAATTGCAGAGAGCTACGACGCTCTTTTCCGCTACAAAACCCAATACCAATGCTTTGCGCCGTTTCCTCTTCCTTAACTCGCTATGCACCAGTACTGCCTCTACCCAAGTCACGGAATCACCTGAGCTTCCGAATTGGGTCAAAGTCGTTCCCTCAAAAACTGCTACTGATGAAGGAGATGATGACGATGATTTTGTTATTCCTTCTCTCGCTCATTGGGTCGAATCGCCGATTCTAAGGCTTGTTGAACTTGAAGCCCGTAAACAACTTCTCAACGAGACTACCGAGCCAGATATCGATAAGCTGAGCAGGGTTCTTAAAAAAAGGTACGCTTCTCCTGAAGAAGTAGCTCAAGCTCTTGATAGGTGTGGTTTAAATTTATCAGTTGGTTTAGTGGAACAGGTTTTAAATCGATTTAGCAATCAATGGGTTTCGGCTTTCGGTTTTTTCACTTGGGCAGGAACACAAACAGGTTATAAGCATTCCCCAGAATCATATAATCTCATGGTTGATATCTTGGGAAAAACCGATAAGTTCCAGCTTATGTGGGGATTGATTGAGGTAATGAGCTATTTGGATGGGTACATTTCGATGGTCACAATGGCGAAGGTCATTAGGAGACTTGCAAGAGCTCATTTGTATGAGGAAGCCATTGCTGCTTTTAGGGGAATTGAGAGACTTGGCATAAGCAAGGACATCTCTGGTTTGAACATTCTTCTGGACACACTGGTCAAGGAGAATAGTATTGAGCATGCCCAGGAAGTTTTTCTGGAGTTCAGGGATGTAATACCTGTGAATACTACAAGTTTcaacattttagtacatgggtGGTGCAAAGTTAGGAAGTTTGATACTGCTAGGGCAACTATGGAGGATATGGAGAAACATGGGTATCAGCCCAATGCATTTACTTATACTTGTTTCGTCGAATCTTACTGTCACGAAAAGGATTTTCGAAATGTCGATGCCATTCTTGATGAAATGAAGGCCAAAGGTTGTGCCCCAACTGTTGTCACATACACTATAATAATGCATGCTTTAGGGAAAGCTAAACAGATAAATGAAGCTTTGGGGGTTTGTGAGAAAATGAAAAGGGATGGTTGTGTTCCTGATTCTTCTTTTTTTAACTCTTTGATTTTCATTCTTGGCAAAGCGGGAAGGTTGAAAGATGCTGAGGATGTGTTCGATGATATGCCAAAGCAAGGAGCTACCCCAGATGCGGTAACCTACAATACTTTGATTTCTTGTTATTGTGACCATTCACAAGAAGAGAAAGCTCTGAAATTGCTTAAGAAAATGGAAGATGAATCTTGCAAACCGGACCTCAAAACTTACGCTGCCTTGTTGAAAATGTGCTGCAAGAAGAGGAGGATGAAGGTGCTTCACTTTCTGCTTAACCATATGTTTAACAACGACATAAGTATTGAAATTTCAACATATTCTATTCTGATTAGTGGGCTATGCAAGAGTGGGAGAGTTGAACAAGCTTATTCCTTCTTTAAGGAAATGATTTCAAAGGATATGATTCCCCAGGACAGTGTTTATAATAGGTTGAAGAAGGAACTTGAGGCCAAGAACATGGTAAAGGAAAAGGAAGATATAGAGAAATTGGTTTTGAGGGTCAGTGAGACAATTCCTTAG